One window of the Ureibacillus sp. FSL W7-1570 genome contains the following:
- a CDS encoding DUF5808 domain-containing protein, protein MALFIAVFVLLFLAVIQAAVPYFVKRTVVFGVSIPEQSVRDDRVRSYKKQYLAWASTVSFLMILIFCIWVAVKKPSDELIILISTAIEFGIIFVSLALYYYFREKMKQYKSGLQWTNELKQVAVADLSVRSEDYLPPWYIYLFPMIITVGLIGYTVYQYDLLPDQIPTHWGPSGEPDAFTEKTPFTAVQMLLILLLLQLMFLGIQLGVKYSGIKLSAANLGASKNRQLTLRKSTSWFTFYTVLLITMMFSFLQLTTIHPELFNDSLLKILLPFGTFILILAGTVYLFVKVGRSDKSSSELEEEKEIMDVNDDRYWKAGLFYFNKNDPSIFVEKRFGVGWTINFANPIGYIILFAPIILIFLLTFLLN, encoded by the coding sequence GTCGATACCGGAGCAATCAGTTCGGGATGATCGGGTACGTTCCTATAAAAAACAATATTTAGCATGGGCCAGTACGGTATCTTTTTTGATGATTTTGATTTTCTGTATATGGGTGGCAGTGAAAAAGCCCTCTGATGAATTGATCATACTCATTAGCACAGCCATCGAGTTTGGCATCATTTTTGTAAGCCTTGCATTGTACTATTATTTCCGTGAAAAGATGAAGCAATATAAAAGCGGATTGCAATGGACAAACGAATTGAAGCAGGTGGCGGTTGCCGATTTATCTGTCCGGTCCGAAGATTATTTGCCTCCTTGGTATATTTATCTGTTTCCGATGATCATTACCGTGGGATTGATAGGGTATACGGTTTATCAGTATGACTTGCTGCCGGATCAAATCCCTACCCACTGGGGTCCAAGCGGGGAACCGGATGCCTTTACTGAAAAGACGCCTTTTACCGCAGTTCAAATGCTTCTGATTTTGCTGTTGCTCCAATTGATGTTTTTGGGAATCCAATTGGGAGTGAAATATTCGGGAATCAAGCTGAGCGCTGCAAATCTGGGGGCATCGAAAAATCGCCAACTGACATTGCGAAAGTCGACGAGCTGGTTTACTTTTTATACAGTTTTATTAATCACCATGATGTTTTCGTTCCTCCAATTGACGACCATTCATCCGGAACTGTTTAACGATTCATTGTTGAAAATCCTTCTTCCCTTTGGCACATTCATTTTGATATTGGCAGGAACAGTCTATCTTTTTGTGAAAGTCGGACGTTCCGATAAATCATCATCTGAATTGGAAGAAGAAAAGGAAATAATGGATGTGAATGATGACCGGTATTGGAAAGCGGGATTGTTTTATTTTAATAAAAATGACCCGTCGATTTTCGTAGAGAAACGGTTTGGCGTGGGGTGGACGATCAATTTTGCAAATCCGATCGGTTATATCATCCTCTTTGCTCCAATCATCCTCATTTTCCTGTTAACGTTTCTTCTCAACTAA
- a CDS encoding glycosyltransferase family 4 protein, with the protein MIQKLRSIEFQYRLSRISHAEKQRILKRNGKNGELHIVYVMTHVGVSGGVKVIFEHANRLRQLGAKVTIVTHYIKPEWFPIEADYIQVPFGLELAKGIPDCDLIVATYWDHIQPCVETGIAPVVYFEQGDFHLFDYQSMNQTLKQFIGKQFELPPFIYTVSRSAAELINSIYGREAKVFPNAIDESIFTVEGPKEMGERPYILMMGGESASFKGITYIVDAYEKLKDEFGLDLYWITPEAPSEKMKKRVTKYFVSPSQQTIASLYRGASAYVSGSTYESFSLPPLEAMACGCPVVTTDNKGVLEYAEHQVNALICRMKDSEDMVDKIKELLSSPGLKEKLIENGLETANRYNWTAIMEKILDFYQEAASYQVQPKNHLSDWEIQICQEDCLNHEDFIRFEKFLLSTNADLVKVPVIYQADKIPVIARWETAAVRRDCWDGMVETCFCPVYPSNQFQLYNMKGYQSFLLKQFEQALEEFTELQNKGDEKEQAVFGRWVILTLMRLQRKEEAKRRLKELMDQHPYNADLYKLNQLLEGQQKDAYPINILGDAANYPEFFYKVDSEGIKGVNR; encoded by the coding sequence TTGATTCAAAAACTTAGAAGTATAGAGTTTCAATATCGGTTATCCCGTATTTCGCATGCCGAGAAGCAAAGGATATTAAAACGTAACGGGAAAAACGGGGAACTTCATATCGTTTATGTGATGACCCATGTCGGCGTTTCGGGCGGGGTGAAAGTCATCTTTGAACACGCGAACAGACTTCGGCAACTTGGAGCGAAAGTCACCATTGTTACCCATTATATAAAGCCGGAATGGTTTCCAATCGAAGCGGATTATATTCAAGTCCCCTTTGGATTGGAGTTGGCAAAAGGGATACCTGACTGTGATTTGATTGTAGCCACCTACTGGGATCACATCCAACCGTGCGTTGAAACCGGTATAGCGCCGGTTGTGTATTTTGAGCAAGGGGATTTTCATTTGTTTGATTATCAAAGCATGAACCAAACATTAAAGCAATTCATCGGGAAACAATTTGAATTGCCGCCGTTTATTTATACCGTTTCCCGGTCAGCGGCTGAGCTGATAAATAGTATTTATGGAAGAGAAGCAAAGGTTTTTCCGAACGCAATAGACGAATCCATCTTCACCGTTGAAGGGCCGAAAGAAATGGGAGAGCGCCCGTATATTTTGATGATGGGCGGCGAAAGCGCGTCTTTCAAAGGCATCACTTATATTGTTGATGCCTATGAAAAACTCAAAGACGAGTTTGGTCTTGATTTATATTGGATCACCCCGGAAGCTCCATCGGAAAAAATGAAAAAACGCGTTACGAAGTATTTTGTCAGTCCTTCCCAACAAACGATTGCTTCCTTATATCGGGGGGCAAGTGCATACGTCAGCGGCTCCACCTATGAAAGCTTTTCCCTGCCTCCCCTTGAAGCGATGGCCTGCGGTTGTCCGGTTGTGACTACGGATAACAAAGGGGTGCTGGAATATGCCGAGCATCAAGTCAACGCCTTGATTTGCCGCATGAAAGATTCGGAGGATATGGTGGATAAAATAAAAGAATTGCTTTCCAGTCCCGGTTTGAAGGAAAAGTTGATTGAAAACGGATTGGAAACGGCAAACCGATATAACTGGACGGCCATTATGGAAAAGATTTTGGACTTTTATCAAGAAGCCGCATCCTATCAAGTGCAGCCGAAGAATCATTTGAGCGACTGGGAAATTCAAATTTGCCAAGAGGATTGTTTGAATCATGAAGATTTCATTAGGTTCGAAAAGTTTCTGCTTTCCACGAATGCGGATCTGGTGAAAGTGCCGGTGATTTATCAAGCGGATAAAATTCCTGTCATCGCCCGTTGGGAAACGGCGGCTGTCCGCAGAGATTGCTGGGATGGAATGGTGGAAACCTGCTTCTGCCCCGTATATCCGTCCAATCAATTCCAACTGTATAACATGAAAGGCTATCAATCTTTTCTGTTGAAACAATTTGAGCAAGCTTTGGAGGAATTTACGGAATTGCAGAATAAAGGGGATGAAAAGGAACAGGCCGTTTTTGGAAGATGGGTCATCCTGACATTAATGAGATTGCAAAGAAAAGAAGAGGCCAAGAGGAGATTGAAAGAATTGATGGATCAACATCCGTACAATGCCGATTTATATAAGTTGAATCAATTGCTGGAAGGGCAGCAAAAAGATGCCTATCCAATCAACATATTGGGCGATGCCGCCAATTATCCTGAATTTTTCTATAAGGTCGATTCTGAGGGGATAAAAGGGGTGAACAGATGA